In Dysgonomonadaceae bacterium PH5-43, the genomic stretch CATTACCTAAGGGAGTTATGGCACCCAGACCCGTTACTACTACTCTTTTTAATTCCATAAAGGTCTAAAAATTGAGTTTAGAAGTATGCTTACTCAGCTCCTTCGTTTGCGTGAGCTTCGATATAAGATATAGCGTCGCCTACAGTTTGTATTGTTTGAGCTTGATCGTCTGGAATAGCTTTCATATCGAATTCTTTTTCAAAATCCATGATCAACTCTACAGTGTCTAAA encodes the following:
- a CDS encoding acyl carrier protein (product_source=KO:K02078; cath_funfam=1.10.1200.10; cog=COG0236; ko=KO:K02078; pfam=PF00550; superfamily=47336; tigrfam=TIGR00517), with amino-acid sequence MSEIAERVKDLIADKLSVEKSEVTPEANFTNDLGADSLDTVELIMDFEKEFDMKAIPDDQAQTIQTVGDAISYIEAHANEGAE